One window of Halorussus sp. MSC15.2 genomic DNA carries:
- the glmS gene encoding methylaspartate mutase subunit S, whose amino-acid sequence MSATVILGVIGSDAHAVGITILEQALSAAGFEVVNLGVQSSQSEFVSAAEAHEGDAVLVSSLYGHAEQDCRGFHETIEAADLDLLTYIGGNLSVGQEEFDRTRDRFREMGFDRVFDSETKPAEAIAALKADMNIAESEAERARLTS is encoded by the coding sequence ATGTCTGCTACAGTCATCCTCGGCGTTATCGGGTCCGACGCGCACGCCGTCGGCATCACGATACTCGAACAGGCGCTCTCCGCGGCTGGTTTCGAGGTCGTCAACCTCGGCGTCCAGTCCAGCCAATCGGAGTTCGTCAGCGCGGCGGAGGCACACGAGGGTGACGCCGTACTCGTCTCCTCGCTGTACGGTCACGCCGAGCAAGACTGCCGCGGCTTCCACGAAACCATCGAAGCCGCGGACCTCGACCTCCTGACCTACATCGGCGGCAACCTCTCGGTCGGTCAGGAGGAGTTCGACCGGACCAGAGACCGCTTCCGAGAGATGGGTTTCGACCGGGTGTTCGACTCCGAGACCAAGCCCGCGGAGGCCATCGCGGCGCTGAAGGCCGACATGAACATCGCGGAGTCCGAGGCCGAACGAGCGAGGCTCACGTCCTGA